The Gossypium arboreum isolate Shixiya-1 chromosome 6, ASM2569848v2, whole genome shotgun sequence DNA window ACTTTGTATGCCAGCTTGGATATGTATCTTTTAATAGTTATAATTTCTCTGATTTATATAGGGATTTATGATGCTTATGGATGGACACCGTATTGAGGACCTTCAGAGGATGTACTCACTGTTTTCAAGGGTCAATTCTCTTGAAGCACTCAGGCAGGCCGTGAGTTCATATATTCGGAGAACTGGGCAGGGCATTGTCATGGATGAAGAGAAAGACAAGGACATGGTGCCATCATTGTTAGAATTTAAGGCTTCACTTGACTTAATATGGGAAGAAAGCTTTTCGAAGAATGAAGGATTTTGCAACCACATTAGGGATGCATTTGAGCATCTAATTAACATTCGTCAGGTTAGCACTTGGAGATTATTTTACTTTTGAACTGCAGTCTTCTTATTAGGTTTTAATCAGTTCAGCAATATTCCTAATTTAGATTACCATATTTTTCACACTTGACTCAACTGATGGTTTAATTCTGCATTATGTTTAATAGAACCGACCCGCAGAACTGATCGCCAAGTTTCTGGATGAaaagcttcgtgctggaaataaGGGTACTTCTGAAGAGGAATTAGAGGGTACACTTGATAAAGTTTTGGTTTTATTCAGGTTCATCCAGGTAGGGTCCATGTTTTCactataaaaatcattaaatattcCTTTGCCCTCAGATAACAGTCCTCTTTGTGTGTATTTCTTACTTTTCTTGTCGTACAAGTTAATGCTAGAGATGTGAACAATGTTTTTGTTGGTAACTAAGGGCAAGGACGTATTCGAAGCATTCTATAAGAAGGATCTTGCAAAAAGGCTGCTGCTAGGAAAGAGTGCTTCTATTGATGCAGAGAAATCCATGATCTCTAAGGTCAttatcttcttctttttgcaTTAAATGACACGTTTTAaagattgtattaaattgttatgTTATTATGATGCTGCAGCTGAAGACCGAGTGTGGCAGCCAGTTTACGAACAAACTTGAAGGAATGTTCAAGGTCTGCCTCTATATCTTTTATAAGTTTTGTCAAAGAAATGTATCCAATAAATATTGCCACTGGAATTTCTAATAAAATGTCTCGTGAACTTGTGCAATTGACCATTGCAAACATGGCGATCCAATTATAACCATTAAGAAAATGTTAGCCATTGGTGGTATTGGCCCCAGGAGTGTTATAACTCATAAAGGAGTCGGATCGATTATGATTAATCCTTGCAAAGAGTATGCAATGAACTAATCATTATGTAAAAAATTTATTGTGCCATAAGGCTCACTGTTTTCAGAACCGGTCAGTCCAACCACTGGAACCGATTGAACTGGTTTTctctatttttaatattttttgataatttattcaattgaatTGGTCGAACTGGGAACCGGTGGTCTGACTGGTTTGACCAGTGGTTTGGTTTTGAAAACCTTGGTGAGGATGGATTATGCAGGTAAATCTATTAATGTAATAAAATCACAGGGGAAGtcgggaagagaagagaaaaggatTCTGGAAGTTAAATTTATCTTTCGTTTCTTGGATTACCTTCTCTTGTATTGGTCAACTTAGGATCTGACTAATGACTATGTGACTGGATTCTTATGACCAGAATGTGTATACAGTCAAATCATTTTACTTATACTTTTGGTTTGAGGAAATTTAGTAATATGAGATTAATACGAATGCAACTTTAATGCAATTGACCTTGCCTTGTGATTTTTATGCAGGATATTGAACTATCAAAGGAGATAAATGAATCATTCAAGCAATCATCACAGGCCAGGACGAAACTTCCATCTGGAATCGAGATGAGTGTCCACGTCTTAACAACCGGGTAAATCTTATTTCACCGTTATCTCTATTAAGTCATAGTGGCATAATCGATTAGTTTATTGTTGAGATATTTAATTCTACTCTGGCTGTTGAGCTGCACAGGTACTGGCCAACATATCCACCTATGGTTGTTCGACTTCCTCATGAGTTGAACGTCTATCAGGTTTGCTGCAGGTTTTAGGATGAAATGTTCACTGTTATAAACACTGGTAAGTTCTTCTATTGAGAAGTTATCTAACACCATATTCTAGTTGGTGTAACAGGACATCTTTAAGGAGTTCTACTTAAGCAAGTACAGTGGGAGGCGGTTAATGTGGCAAAACTCGTTAGGTCATTGTGTATTGAAAGCCGATTTTACCAAAGGTAAAAAGGAGCTCGCAGTTTCCTTATTTCAGGTCAGCACTTCGGTTCTCATTTTGTTTCCCTGTTCTAATGTTCTGTACAAGCAGACATATTCTAACCGTTTTCTCAATTTATTGTTGTTGTTTACTCTCTAGACTGTAGTTCTGATGTTGTTCAACGATGCCGAGAAGCTTAGCTTTCAAGACATTAAGGACTCTACTGCCATAGAGGATAAGGAATTGAGAAGGACCTTGCAGTCCCTTGCATGCGGTAAAGTACGAGTCCTGCAAAAGGTATGCCGATTTAATTATTGCACTTACCATTTTAACTTGGAGTTTGGGCTGGTGTAGTTGGTGACCTTATCTTGGTTTGCTTTCGTGTACTGCAGTTGCCAAAAGGGAGGGAGGTGGAAGATGATGATTCTTTCGTTTTCAATGAAGGATTTTCTGCTCCTCTCTATCGTATAAAGGTACATACGTTTGTAACGTTTTTTTGACAAATCAAACCATGGTAAGTGAATACTTTTTTAGATCAACTAAATTCTTGTCAAGCTTATCTCTTTGCTATTTAATTGAACTGACTCCCAAGTAGACCTCTCAATTGGTGGGTCGGGTTGACTCGTGTTTAAAAATTTTGGGTCATTTCAGGTTCAGGTTAGTTTCAGATTTAGGTCATTTCAAGTTTAGGTTATTAACTTTTTATGTCAAATGAGATTGTATCAGGTTGAATTAATCAAATTGGGTTTTCATGTTCGAATCAGAATCGATAGGTCTAAGGGACCAAACTAACTTTTCCTTTCGGAACACAGGTAAACGCAATCCAGATGAAAGAGACAGTGGAGGAAAACACGAGCACTACCGAAAGAGTATTTCAAGACCGTCAATATCAGGTTTGGATTTGCTTTACACTTGCGTTGTCTCGCATTCTATCTATCCACTAATACAAATGAAACGAACGGAAAGACACCTCACATGAACAAGCTTAATAAAAAATATGCTTTACTGCTCAATTTTATCACAGGTCGATGCTGCTATTGTTCGGATAATGAAGACAAGGAAAGTGTTGAGCCACACCCTTTTGATAACCGAACTCTTCCAACAGGTAAGTGTATTCTTATTTTTTGCATTGGGTTAAAGTACCTCCTATATTATAGGGACTGgatcaaattagtccctctattattaaatagatcaatttaatccccatactattaaaaagaatcaaataagttcAAATTGCAACGGAGCtaacatttactatataaaaaatatcttgaaaattattttttcaaatgcAGTTCAATTCCAAAGGAAAGATTTCATTTCGGAAACCAtgaaaactataaaaatattaacTCTGTTAAACAATTTAgtcttatttgattctttttaatagtacaaggattaaattgattcatttaataGTAGAGGGACTAATTTGGTCAAGTCCCTATAATAGAGTGCCCTCTCAGGTACATTCACTGTTTGCATTGTGTATAAACCTGTCAATTTTTGACCCGAACTGATTGAGAATGATCCTAGTCTTGTACGATAATTAGATCATTGCAATTGATGATCAAATGGGTAATACGTTTTCCTTTTTGATGTATATTGAGAATATGTTTTCGGGTCGTTGAACAGCTTAAGTTTCCGATAAAACCGGCTGATTTGAAGAAAAGAATCGAGTCTCTCATCGACAGGGAGTACCTGGAACGAGACAAGAACAATCCACAAATATACAATTACTTGGcataaactttgattttctttcaaaatcCCATTGTTAGATCCATGTACAGTAATTTGTAGTAATTGAGATTGTAAATGTAAAGAAAATTTCTAGACTCTTCTATCCTTATTTTTATGCTTATTTATTGCATATATAAAcaaataattgaatttatttcttaaacGCATATAAAAAACCACTCATACAAAAAATAGATGGACGACAAGCAAATTAAAACATAAGAtcatgtaattttttaaaatttgaatatctAATCTTAACCAAAATAGTATCATGTGTAAAGTTAAATATTTTCGATTAGAGCATTTATAAGCGTCATATTgtggattttaaaattttaattttaatgtaaacaataatctttaaatttattaactaaatttttatgttgattttgaaattttaattgtaatgtaaatgataatagttaaatttattaaCCAAAATTTTTATGAGTAATATATGgatatgataagttgattttgtgtttttatgagtaATATATGGATATGATAAGTTGATTTGGGATTACACAATATGTTGGACGTatcaattttgaaaagaaaatgaatggactaaaatttcaattttgaaaagaaaataattaatagactaaaatttaaaagttcaaaattgaaaatagaatgatttgacttatgttttaaatgtgggaTGTTGCATCAATTCACTTTAGTTGATTCAGATAATCAAatgttgagtttttttttaaaaaaaaaaatagtgaatagCATATTCAAATATCAAAAATGGTTTGATCATTGTAGACAAATTTGAATATCAGACAAAATAATATTTCAACCCAAATACTGACATCCACAAGTTTCCAAATATTCATACCAAAAGGGAAAAAAATAGACGAAATggaatacacattttatcccgtGAGTTAATTTTTTCAGTATTCTACCTGTAAACTATTGCTTAAACAGGATCCTATTTTGCCTTTCTCAGTCAAGGAAGAACCAGATCAAACAAATAACAGGCCTTGACTCGATAAATATTTATCGAGTTTTAACGGACACAATGTTGGTAATGAACTGGAAAGTATATATCGGAAACAGAGTTTGCATGAGAACTAGTCTAAGGGTAACAGAAACTTCACCTGTGCAATCACTGTTTCAGCTACTACTGACAGAGTTGCTCGACAGCCGTCACAATCTGGGCCGGCTGAACAACGGTCCATTCCTCCAATGTTCCGGCGTAGGGTGTAGGCACATCCTGTGAAGATAAGCACATAACAGGAGCATCCAAATAATCGTTGAAATTCTCAGTGATGGCAGCGGTCAAGCTAGCACCAATACCACCGGTCCGCATGCATTCCTCCACGATAAGAACACGGTGTGTTTTCTTCACCGAGTTCCCGATGGTGTAAAGATCGAATGGTTTCAAAGACCTAATGTCGATTACTTCAGGATCATAACCCTTGTTCACCAAAGTTTTTGCTGCCTGCATCACGTGATATCTCATCCTTGAATAGGTTAGAATAGTAACATGTTCTCCAGGTCTTACCATCTCGGCTTCTTCGAGATTGCAGATGTAATCCTCATCTGGAATTCTCTCCTTGAGGTTGTACAACAAAACGTGCTCGAAAAGTATAACGGGGTTCTCGCTTCTGATTGCAGCCTTCATTAAGCCCTTGGCATTGTAAGGGGTTGAACATGCAACCATTTGGATTCCAGGAATCGACTGGAAATACGACTCGAGACGTTGAGAGTGCTCGGCCCCTAGTTGACGTCCAACACCACCAGGACCACGAATGACTATTGGTATGGTGAACTGGCCACCGGATGTATAATGAAGCATACCACAGTTGTTGGAGATTTGATTAAAAGCAAGGAGGAGAAAACCCATGTTCATGCCCTCAACAACCGGTCTAAGACCAGTCATAGCAGCTCCGATCCCCATGCCAGTGAATGAGTTCTCTGCAATAGGGGTGTCGAGAACTCTGAGGTCCCCGAACTTGGTAGCCAATCCTTTGGTCACTTTGTATGAGCCTCCATAGTGACCGACATCTTCACCCATGACGCATACACAGGGATCCCTTTCCATTTCTTCTTCCAAACCCTCTCGTAGAGCTTCGAAAAGTAAAAGCTCATGCCTGGTGATACAACATAGATCTAGGTAAATATGTTACTGATAAGTGATGCTGACATGATATAGAGACTTGATGATGATAACAAGTACGAATACCAAATTTTGACTATGCAACATCAATCCATTTCATCGTGCAAAAACATagacatatatatacatgcatgcatgcatacacCTGACATTCAAATGACACCTTTTTTATTCGACATTTGACACACAGGTCCATGGCATCTGGTCGATGACAATATAAGGACTGAGACGACTCATCCCACTAGAATTTTCAGGATTGCAACAGAAAAGAACAATGTTTGTTGAAACAAAGGCCTTTGAGAAGTCTAGAGCTCCCTTTAGAGGTGCAATGGGAGGGTGTTGAAACCTATGTTGCTCGGACTCTTCATTTTCCTTGAAGCATCTGTGTCCGACACTTGGTTATGTGGATATGATCTCCAAAGATCCTCTAAATACATGGAAAACCTTAAGAAAGACTAACCATACCCGTGTCAGATATATACTTAGATCCAACGCTTATACCGAAGTCCGAGTAACATAGTTTGCAACCATACTGGAGTGCCTAAATGGCATTGTACCTTTAGGCACTCCAGTATCGTGTGAACTGCCTTCCACTACACATACAAATGGAAGCTAAGCTGGCTATAACAGAACAAGATCAACAATAAATTTATTTGCAAAAAATAAAACCGCATTTTATATTACAAAGAGACGAATGGTATCAAAATATCAAATGCATGAACCTTACACAACAATGAGGATGAAACCTTTGTTAAGCATGCAAGCAGGACTATGAgattaaacaaaagaagaaaaaaaaaacaatatttaaaTAGAAGAAACCAATGGATAAATCTTATTAGAAAGGGTTAATATAACTTTTAGCTCCTAAACTTGGCAATCAGGTCCAGCATGGTACCTGTATTCTTTTGGGTCCACTTTAGTACCTAAACTTGGCAAATAAGTTTATTTTGATCCTTAAACTTGGATTCGTCAAAATTTGATAACATGATTCACTGAGAATATGCTACATCATCAAGTTTTTACATTTGATAAGTTCAGAGACTAAAATGGACCTAATTGCCAAGTTCAAGTACCAAAACGGACAAAAAGGAATTGCCAAGTTCAGACTAAAGGTTATATTAACCCTCATAGAAAGCCTAAATACATTAAATTCCAAATAAGAAAAAAGATTAACAAAATTTGACAATCAATGCTAATAATATAGTACTACGATTTACATCTTTCAAATTTACATGAGATATTAGTATACTTAATCACTAGCTTTTAACTTTCTTAAAAGGCGTAATGTAAACTAcgaaagttaaattaaaaaacaaaatcaTACCCTGGTTTCGAAGATGACGAAGCTGGAGAGCTATCAGCTTTAGtctaaaagaaataaacaaaaatacaatcaaatttagcataaaaaaaactaattaaaattcaaaacataaataaaaaaaaagaaaaagaaaatcattaCTGCAACTGCATTAGCAATCAATTGTTGAGCTCTTCGACCTTTGGAATTAAGATCGAAGTTCACACTTCCATCAGATCTGACCACTGTGAAGCTCGCTCGTTTCCGCACTGCATCAAATCAAGTttcaattaaaaaaatgaaatgaattgagaaaaagaaaaatcgGAGAAAAATTTCAAGTGAATCGAACCGGAGAAAGATCTAGAAGGAGAAGAAAGGAGTTTCTTGGAACCGAAAGAATTCgatggtgatgatgatgatgataaagcTGCAACAGTAGCTCCAACTCCATGGAAGGTAGCCGCCATTTGGGATTTCGATTTGCACCCGCgaaaaaaaaattggaaaaaataaataaattaaattgaatttcaaAGAAATGGAAACGTTAAATGAGCTAGTGATATTTATAGGAGttataaagaaaatgaaaatgggCGGAGAATTTGaggattattttaattaatttttgttgtGGTGTAATTTGAGATTAGTCCCTTTAATTATGTTGAAACTAGACACTAATCTCCCTACTTTAATTTGCACACTTCGAAGGATTCGAGAACTTTGGGTGAAACTCGAATTTAGGATCTCAAAGTTCCAAAGCCTTATTAGTTATTTTTATAGAATTATCAACTGATGTATATATAGTTGTTGGAAATCAAATGGACTAACTGATTTAACGAGTTAAACCATAATTACGTGGTTAGCTCCTTTAATTATGTTGAAACTAGAGACTAACCTCTCTACATTAATTTGCACACTTAGAAGGATTCCGGAATTTTGGGTGGAACTCGAATTTAGGATCTCAAAGCTCCAAAGCGTTGTTACTTATTTTTATAGAATTATCAATAGATGTATATATAGTTACTGAAAATCAATCGGACCGACTAATTGAACTAATTGAACCAGAAATTGGTGGTCCAGTTAGTTTCAATAAACTAGAGTTAGATTGAATCGGTACAAAACTAGttgaattatatttaaattagatttaatatttaatttaatttttataatttataaaatggatgtttatatgtttttttatccattaattttttataatttttctaattatttattaaatatttttaaatatttaagaattttcttatttttaaaatttagataaatattaaaactatACATTAACTTTaattttgtgtaaatttataaataaaattttaatttgatttaattttcacaaattactaAAAACACTATCGAATTAACACCGCTTTACATTGATATATTGAATAcacaaataattattattaatctaatatgaaaataaatgtatgtattcatttatttaaatatatacgATTGAATTAAAATCGAAGTTTCATGTGCACATTTGAATCACAGTTTAAGTTTCATGTGCATGATTGTACCAAATAAAAGTTTATGTATCAAATTTCACGTTGAACCAGAGTTTATGCGTAAATTGATATCTACCCcattaaaatgttttaattttaaacTGATTGAACCGAAAATCAATTGTCAGCTCAGTTCAACCAccgatttattttttaaaacttcGATGTAAATTAATAACAGAACATATACAATTTAAATCAACCATTACAAGCCTGGTtggtaatttataaatttattattgattgattatGATTGATTTTGATCGAATGAACAAATAACAACATTGCTATCAATCTGATCATGTTGAGAATATTATAAAAGTAATGACTAATCTAAAATTTTCAGCATGATAGAGGGACTAAAATCAGAATTAGACCTTTGTATTTGGCGATCTATCGAAGGCTATTTTGCTTTGGGTTTTAGGCTTTTAGTGCTAAAAAATGGGCTGCGCTCACTTGCGTAGGTGGCGAGGTTTGATTGGATAAGAAAGTGAGGGCGTACCATAAAAGAAAAAGTGGTTGTTCTAGGGTAATCCACGCACCAAGACCAACTAAGAACAACTCTAACTAGCGGCTCGTTAATGTGGTTGAAATTGGATTCTTGTTCCAGAGGGAGCAGTTATCCAGTGCTGCCAAGTTACACAAGTCTATGATTAGGTTCCAATTAAAGATTTGATAACAACGCAAGtccttttaaataaaatatttttgtaacaAAAGCATTTTATAAAATTGAATTTGGAATTTGGATTAATTTGCAATTTTAAATTCGTCCCTAATGATTCGGAAATTGTAATTTTCGTACTTATTAGATTTGATCATAGATTAAATAGATTTATTTATAGATTGAGTTATTCGTTTAAGCTTGAAAGCttgtttaaaatttgaaagaGTTTGAACAATAATATTGTGCCCAAAAaatgaatttgaaaaaaataaataggTTCATTTAAGATATAAATATAGCTCGAACTTAAGCATTCAAAGCCCAAGCTCGACCTAATTTGTTTtctaaatttataatatattatattgttttatttttaaatattatgtcCTTTataacacaaaaataaatttaaatatatatataacaaaaaaatatatgtatagtaatatttaatgttgtaatgtatacatatttaagttgtttatatatatataattttaataagtagaaaataaaattattaaatattaaattaaaactatttttcattttaaaattaatataagtgAGCTTAAAATGAGTTTGAGTTATTCATTTATAAATACGAACAGTTTTGAGTAAAGTTTTAAGAACATATTTGGATTAAACTaagttgaaataataataaaattattctcAAACCAAAATCTAATTCGACTCATAAACATCTCTCTGTTTTAAGATTTTATCAAtcaaaaatcaatttaatttttttatagtaaagttTGTTGTTGATGACTTGGTTTTtgatagaggtgatcatgggcgggCGGGCGGGTTTGGGCCgggcccaaataaaattttaggcccgtctactaggccGGGCCTGCCCGGcccaaatatgggcctaaaattttgcccaagcccgcccgaaataaaattactaagcccaagcccggcccggcccggcccatattaatttttcttatttcattaaataaaaaatttaaaaatataataaatcaaatatatttaaaaatattaaaataaataaaataatactaaaacaattttaaaacaatacacaaattaacaatataataaaaaatagttatattaaaatttaaaataattaaaataaaataaaaaattatatattaatatataattggtttGGGCAGGCAGGCCCGGCCAAAAACTCTTACTCGAGGCCTGCCCGCTTTTTAAACAGGCCtcatttttttgcccaagcccattttttcgcctatatttttacccaaaccctcccatttttctagGCGGGCCTTGGTAGCAGGCCAGCCAAAACCATGATCACTCTAGTTTTtgatttgattattacttttaatccTAAActgttttctttttcctcttgaaTTAATTCCATAACTTCAACCTCCTTTGTTTCAATAAATGCTATTAAATGCTCTAAAATAAAATTGTCTATGGATGAAGTTAGGTTAAGGCCAagtcaaataaaaaatttaggctAGAGCTCGGTTTAAAAAtggatttaaaattttacttaaatttaaaccgaataaaaatgttaaaatttgacCCAGCCTATTCATGTTAAATTACCTCGAGTGGGATGGTTTTGGGGgggttttaaagttttttttttaaacaatctcattataggttttgATAATATCTGTTCTTGTTAACACAATGCTTAGAATTACTTATAATCTCTCTCAAACtcataaatagaaggataatgcaCTTCAAAGCACTCGAACCCACGTCCTCCTACATTGGTAACAATGCTCATGCTAATAgaactaagactcaatcgactcAAAGGGTTATTTTGCCTTTCATTGTTACTTGCTTTGGTTTAATATATAATTCGATATCCAAATTTAACACTTTTTTCAATATAGTACTTATATTATTTTTCAATCCAATATGTTAACGGACACTTGTatctaataaaaattatatattttaataatcaaATATAACTATATTAACTTTTGTTTTTATAtacacaaataaataaaagatatgatATGTTGCCAAACCCTATATCACATCAAAATATTGGTCCCCAATAGTTTGATGTTTCACTCTAGAAAGGCTATGAACTTATCAACAAATATGATCCCATTCACTGTTGTGTAAGGTTTTATGGAtagaatttataaaaaaaaaaaaagggggggtttATAGATAGAAACGTTTAAAATATAGGTCGGATTTAAGTTTTATCATTTAAGGTATAAATTGCTCaacctatttttataatttttgtaatatatatattttattttttatatataatgtaatttatgttttataaaattaaatatgtaatattgtaataacatgaaaataataaacaatatatatgttaattttctatattaaaattttaataaaactgACTCAATATAGATTCGAATAGTCATTTGTAATTATGAGTAAGTTCAGGTAGaaatttaaattcatatttcagGCAGAATTATACTTTAACAAACATAAAATGTACTAATATCATACGTAAATCTGACTTGAATTTAAACGCAATCTGAAGCCACTGGCTTTCGATATACAAATGAGTAATCCTTTATCACGTTGATAATGATCTATTTTTTCCTATTCACACATTTTTGCTTAGTTTGGTCTAATTCTAAATGCATCCTTCCATTGTATTGAAACTGTTAAATTAGttcttttactttaatttgataaaattgatctttatgttatatgaaaataaaaagttaataaaTTACGTAACAATATTAAATATTGTCGTTATATTGTTGGTTTGAAAATCAATAGTTTCGTAATTTATATGCGAGGAATTAACATAAATcaacaatttattaatttatttgcaacaaataaggaaaaaaataaatagtttaagttgattaTTAACTTGTAAAATTTGATAGAGGGATGAAAATTGTGTAAAGATAAGAAAAAAAGgctaaattttgctattagtccCCATACTATGAGTAAGATATGGACTTAGTCCTTATGCTATAACTTGACTAATTTTAGTCCATGTACTTttcaaaattgaaattgaaatcctAATCCAAATGATAAGAGTCAAATCCATTAAATCAAGTTCTGCTATTACTCTTATACTATGTGTAagttgtgaatttagtcaatattaTCCAATTTGATCACTTTTTAGTCCCTATCATTTCCAAATTCTGAAATTTCAGTCCCTACTCAAACAATAATTGACTAGTTGTTAAATCAATTAAGTAAAACGACTTGGTTTTGTTTTTTTACAAGCATTATGTATTAATACCAAGCTGACATAGCATTAAACATGCGATAACATGTTTACTACACaagattttagaaaaaaaaaacaaaaattagagGTAAAGCCAAAAATATTTTTAGGAAGATCgagattaaattatatatttttataagagCTGAAATACTATTTTACCTTTATATTGGCTCATATCTTTATAGTTTTCAAAAGAACTAAATCAAAATTATCATATTAGCTGCTCCCCCCGGGCTTTCAAGCATTTGATcgggattgaaattttaaaaataaaaaatacaagatTAAAAACGATTAAATTAGAACACAAGGACTAAATATGAAATTAATGTATATTATAGGGACTAATAacataatttagaaaaaaattacgtGGATCTATCTCATCCCACCATTTATATCCTTTTCCCTCTACCCATTTTCTACCTTTTTCCTTCCATTTTCCTTTATTCCTAAAGCTTCGTTTTCTCCTTAGGCACAGAATTCAAcccttttctcctttctttccctTTAAACAAGGGGAAAAGAACAATGTCTTCGGTTTATCCAGATCCGGATCAACCCGAACCGGTTGATCACTTCGACCGTCTTCCTGACTCGGTTCTTCTTTTAGTCTTCAACAAGATCGGTGACGTTAAAGCTCTCGGCCGGTGCTGTGTTGTTTCCCGTCGTTTCCATTCCCTTGTTCCTCAAGTCGAAAACGTCGTC harbors:
- the LOC108460847 gene encoding cullin-4-like: MTKAKSQAVAGSIDPNKNGLHHHHQDGNDVVFDPSSMSLGDDSKSGVPRSPATANLSRKKATPPQPAKKLVIKFVKAKPTMPTNFEEETWAKLKSAINAIFLKQPDSCDLEKLYQDVNNLCLHKLGGSLYQRIEKECEEHISAALRSLVGQSPDLVVFLSLVEKCWQDLCDQMLMIRSIALYLDRTYVKQTPNVRSLWDMGLQLFRKHLSLAPEVEHKTVTGLLRMIESERLGEAVDRTLINHLLQMFTALGIYSGSFEKPFLECTSEFYAAGGTKYMQQYDVPDYLKHVETRLHEEHERCLLYLSDLTRKPLIATVERQLLERHIHAILDKGFMMLMDGHRIEDLQRMYSLFSRVNSLEALRQAVSSYIRRTGQGIVMDEEKDKDMVPSLLEFKASLDLIWEESFSKNEGFCNHIRDAFEHLINIRQNRPAELIAKFLDEKLRAGNKGTSEEELEGTLDKVLVLFRFIQGKDVFEAFYKKDLAKRLLLGKSASIDAEKSMISKLKTECGSQFTNKLEGMFKDIELSKEINESFKQSSQARTKLPSGIEMSVHVLTTGYWPTYPPMVVRLPHELNVYQDIFKEFYLSKYSGRRLMWQNSLGHCVLKADFTKGKKELAVSLFQTVVLMLFNDAEKLSFQDIKDSTAIEDKELRRTLQSLACGKVRVLQKLPKGREVEDDDSFVFNEGFSAPLYRIKVNAIQMKETVEENTSTTERVFQDRQYQVDAAIVRIMKTRKVLSHTLLITELFQQLKFPIKPADLKKRIESLIDREYLERDKNNPQIYNYLA
- the LOC108457902 gene encoding pyruvate dehydrogenase E1 component subunit beta-3, chloroplastic-like codes for the protein MAATFHGVGATVAALSSSSSPSNSFGSKKLLSSPSRSFSVRKRASFTVVRSDGSVNFDLNSKGRRAQQLIANAVATKADSSPASSSSKPGHELLLFEALREGLEEEMERDPCVCVMGEDVGHYGGSYKVTKGLATKFGDLRVLDTPIAENSFTGMGIGAAMTGLRPVVEGMNMGFLLLAFNQISNNCGMLHYTSGGQFTIPIVIRGPGGVGRQLGAEHSQRLESYFQSIPGIQMVACSTPYNAKGLMKAAIRSENPVILFEHVLLYNLKERIPDEDYICNLEEAEMVRPGEHVTILTYSRMRYHVMQAAKTLVNKGYDPEVIDIRSLKPFDLYTIGNSVKKTHRVLIVEECMRTGGIGASLTAAITENFNDYLDAPVMCLSSQDVPTPYAGTLEEWTVVQPAQIVTAVEQLCQ